A single genomic interval of Terriglobus albidus harbors:
- a CDS encoding Fur family transcriptional regulator, which yields MEFSATTFRELCQQHGIAVTHQRQVLFEIMQGMHGHPSPEEVYARVKKKIPAISLATVYKNIHLFVESGIFREVSMHHGTLRVEMNSRPHHHMVCSMCKSISDIDEADLGLLPSHQKLPGGFLVERYAVDVIGICPECQAKKIN from the coding sequence ATGGAATTCTCTGCAACAACCTTCCGCGAACTGTGCCAGCAACACGGCATTGCGGTGACGCATCAGCGCCAGGTTCTGTTTGAGATCATGCAGGGCATGCACGGGCACCCCTCTCCGGAAGAGGTTTACGCTCGTGTGAAGAAGAAGATTCCTGCCATCAGTCTGGCGACCGTCTACAAGAACATTCATCTGTTTGTGGAGAGCGGTATCTTTCGCGAGGTCAGCATGCACCATGGCACGCTGCGCGTGGAGATGAACAGCCGGCCGCATCATCACATGGTGTGCTCCATGTGCAAGTCGATTTCGGATATCGATGAAGCCGATCTTGGCCTATTGCCTTCTCATCAGAAACTGCCAGGCGGGTTCCTCGTCGAGCGGTACGCGGTGGATGTCATCGGCATCTGCCCGGAGTGCCAGGCAAAGAAGATCAACTAG
- the nadA gene encoding quinolinate synthase NadA, with the protein MSVLEEVLESPQADVCSLDNYLSQPDHTMDARIATARKILGKTTIILGHHYQRDEVIRFADYTGDSYKLSKVAAQTDAKYLIFCGVHFMAESADVLGKGGQQVILPDLNAGCSMADMAEIGQVEDCWEQLERAGVAADVMPLTYMNSSAAIKAFCGERGGLVCTSSNAPGAFTWAFDRKEKILFLPDQHLGRNTAYAMGIGLDEMVVWDPWVIGGGVSPAKLKAAKVILWKGHCSVHQRFLPQHVDQVRANYPGIQVIVHPECRWEVCQKADATGSTEKLIEVIERAPEGAMFAVGTEIHLVNRMAKLFEGRKKIITLDDSGCLCTTMYRISPQHLAWALENLVEGNVVNRIKVDDDVKHWARVALDRMLEITV; encoded by the coding sequence GTGAGTGTTCTGGAAGAAGTACTGGAATCGCCGCAGGCTGACGTCTGCTCGCTGGACAACTATCTGTCCCAACCCGACCACACCATGGATGCCCGTATCGCAACCGCACGCAAGATTCTGGGCAAAACCACCATCATCCTGGGGCATCACTACCAGCGCGATGAGGTGATCCGCTTTGCCGACTACACCGGCGACAGTTACAAGCTTTCGAAGGTGGCGGCGCAGACCGACGCGAAGTATCTGATCTTCTGCGGCGTGCACTTCATGGCTGAGAGCGCCGATGTCCTGGGCAAGGGCGGGCAGCAGGTAATACTGCCGGATCTGAACGCCGGATGTTCCATGGCGGATATGGCAGAGATCGGCCAGGTAGAGGACTGTTGGGAGCAGTTAGAACGGGCCGGGGTTGCGGCGGATGTGATGCCGCTGACCTATATGAACTCCTCGGCGGCAATCAAAGCCTTCTGCGGCGAGCGCGGCGGACTGGTCTGTACCTCGTCGAACGCACCGGGAGCCTTTACCTGGGCCTTCGACCGCAAAGAAAAGATTTTGTTCCTCCCCGACCAGCATCTTGGCCGTAATACGGCGTATGCGATGGGCATCGGGCTGGACGAGATGGTGGTATGGGATCCGTGGGTGATCGGCGGCGGTGTCTCGCCGGCGAAGCTGAAGGCCGCGAAGGTGATCCTGTGGAAGGGCCATTGTTCAGTGCATCAGCGCTTCCTGCCGCAGCATGTGGACCAGGTGCGGGCGAACTATCCGGGGATCCAGGTAATTGTGCATCCGGAGTGCCGGTGGGAGGTCTGCCAGAAGGCAGACGCTACGGGATCGACCGAGAAGCTGATTGAGGTGATTGAGCGTGCACCCGAGGGCGCGATGTTTGCCGTGGGGACCGAGATCCACCTGGTCAATCGCATGGCGAAGCTCTTCGAAGGCCGCAAGAAGATTATCACGCTGGATGATTCGGGCTGTCTGTGCACGACGATGTATCGCATCAGCCCGCAGCACCTGGCATGGGCGCTGGAGAACCTGGTTGAGGGCAACGTTGTCAACCGCATCAAGGTGGATGACGACGTGAAGCACTGGGCCCGAGTGGCGCTGGATCGGATGCTGGAAATCACGGTCTAG
- a CDS encoding DUF2203 domain-containing protein → MRTFTLSEAQTMLPVLESLLKRAQTAARLAAQVDGELQDLSQRIFLYGGMHVDIAAVARRRGQREKAVQEAKDTLAEIDAIGVQVKDLDTGLLDFPFQLEDRVVLLCWKQGESAITHWHTMEDGFAGRKPLDERFTRGEKLQ, encoded by the coding sequence ATGCGGACCTTTACCCTTTCCGAGGCGCAGACCATGTTGCCGGTGCTGGAAAGCCTGCTAAAGCGGGCACAAACGGCAGCGCGCCTGGCGGCGCAGGTTGATGGGGAGTTGCAGGACCTCTCGCAGAGGATCTTCCTGTATGGCGGCATGCATGTCGATATCGCTGCTGTGGCCCGTCGGCGCGGGCAGCGCGAGAAGGCCGTGCAGGAAGCCAAGGACACCCTGGCGGAGATCGACGCTATTGGGGTTCAGGTGAAGGATCTGGACACCGGTCTGTTGGATTTTCCCTTCCAGCTTGAGGACCGCGTGGTGCTTCTCTGCTGGAAACAGGGCGAGTCTGCAATCACCCACTGGCACACCATGGAAGATGGCTTTGCTGGACGGAAGCCGCTGGACGAGCGGTTTACGCGCGGCGAAAAGCTGCAGTAA